The Paenibacillus wynnii DNA window AGGTCTGACCGTTTAGTTTGATCTGTTTCCTTCTGAGCGTTCACAAGAATCGTGTGCAGCTCTTCATTAGCATAGAATGCACGGTTGTTACCAGGAATAGCATCCTTATCAAGCAAGGTATAAATGAAGTTATCCGGGTCGCCATTATCGCCGGTCCAGCCTAGCATGAAGATATCATCTTTTTCGCCGGCTTTCGTGTCATCCAGATAAGTAGCCCACTCTGGAGATTCGATAACTGTTTTCACACCGATTTTTTCCCAATCTGCTTGAATTGCTTCGGCAACCTTCTTGCCATCAGGCATGTAAGGACGAGATACAGGCATTGCATACAAGGTTACAGTGTCAGGCAAACCATCAGGGTAACCAGCTTCAGCCAACAGCGCCTTAGCTTTGTCCAGATCATATTCATAATCCTGCACACTGTCGTTATAGCCCCATAGGGATGGCGGCATTGGGTTGACAGCTGCTGTTGCTTGACCCGCAAAGAAGGCATCAATGATAGCTTGTTTGTTTACTGCATGGTTCAGCGCTTGTCTTACCTTCACATTATCAAAAGGCTTTTTCTTAAAGTTGAAGCCCAAGTAAGCTACGTTGAACGGTGGACGTTCAATCTTTTGCAGTTCAGTGTTGCCTTCAAGCGTAGACAAATCATCCGGGCTCAAATCTTCCATCAGATCGATTTCACCGCTTTGCAATGCATTAAAGCGTGCAGAGTTATCAGGAATGGAACGCACGATAACTTTGTTAAGCTTCGGCAGTCCCTCTTTCCAGTAGTTAGGGTTCTTATCCAATGTGATGGAATCGTTATGTTTCCATTCTTTGAAGACAAAAGGACCAGTTCCTACCGGCTCATTCTTGAAGTTTTCTTTCTTTTCTTGAATGGCTGTCGGGCTTGCAATACCGAAAGAGGTCATTGCAATATTTTGTAAGAATGGTGATTGTGGCTGATTCAATGTAAATTGAACAGTAGTTGGATCAACAGCTTTCACTTCTTTAATTGCGCGACTTCCCTCAGGACCGAACATGGAATCGTAATAATCGAAGGAATCGCCTTCGAATTTGAATGCACTAGCCGGGTCACTCCAACGGGTAAAGTTAAAGACTACCGCCTCAGCGTTAAAGTCCGTACCATCATGGAACTTCACTCCAGGATGAAGTTTGAACGTGTAAATTAATCCATCAGCAGATACTTCCCAGCTATCAGCCAGAGAAGCTTGCACTTCAGAAGTGCCTGGTTTGTATTCCAGCAAGGAGTCGAACACCTGATGAGCGATCTTCAAGGATTCCCCATCGGTTACGATAGCAGGATCCAGTGAAGCAGAATCTCCGCCACGTCCTAATATCAGAGTATCTTGTGCTGTTGCTGCAGCATCCGGTGAGCTTTCCGGTGCTTTAGTAGCCGCTGCATTTCCCCCTGTGTTTCCTTCTGTACTTGCGTTATTGTTTCCTCCGCAACCGCTCAGCGCAAATGACGCGCTTAACGTTAGTACCAATGCAAGTCTACTCCACTTCATCATCTAGAAAACTCCCTTCTCCTAATAGAAAGTAATGACACGTTTATATGTGGCTGTATGAACAGCTATAAACCAATGTTGGAATTCTGCTTTTTTAAGCAAGCTGCGTTATTATCGATTCCTTGTCATATAAATGGCAAGCTGTCAGATGTCCTGATTCTGTCTCTAACAACGGCGGCCTAACATTACGGCATACATCCATTACCTTTGGACAACGAGTGTTAAATGCGCAGCCGATCGGTGCGTTCGCAGGACTTGGTACCTCACCCTGTAGAATAATGCGTTCCTTGCGAATATCCGGGTTAGGCTCAGGCACGGCTGATAATAAAGCCTGTGTATAGGGATGCATGGGCTGAGCATACAGCTTGTTCTTGTCCGTAATTTCAACGATTCTGCCCAGATACATAACAGCTACCCGGTCGCAAATATGCTTCACAACACTGAGATCATGTGCAATAAATATGTAGGTCAATCCAAATTCACGCTGTAAATCCTGCATCAGATTAATAACCTGAGACTGGATGGATACATCCAGAGCGGATACAGGTTCATCGGCAACGATGAGCTTAGGCTGGAGAGCCAGTGCTCGGGCAATCCCGATCCGCTGCCGTTGTCCACCCGAGAACTGATGTGGATATCGATGCAGATGTGCTTTCGCTAGACCCACTACATCGGCCAGCCTTTCTACAGCAGCCCGACGTTCCTTTGCATTACCTACACCGTGTACAATCATCGGCTCTTCCAAAATCCGCTGAACCGTGTTACGTGGATCAAGCGAAGAGTAAGGATCCTGGAACACAATCTGCATTTCCCGGCGCCGTTTACGCATTTCTTCCATGGACAGCTTGGTGATATCCTGTCCCTCGAACCATATTTCTCCTGCTGTAGGCTCAATCAATCGAAGGAGAGAACGGCCTGTCGTTGATTTTCCGCAACCACTTTCACCTACTAAACCAAAGGTCTCCCCTTTGTTTACCGAGAACGAAATATCATCTACGGCTTTAACGAATCCCTGAGCCTTATTGAAGAAACCTTTGTTGATCGGATAATATTTTTTGAGGTTCTTAACCTCTAGAAGACTCTCACTCATACTGCATCCTCCTGTTGACTTTCATGCAGCCAGCATCTGCAGCTGTGGCTTTCTTCCTGCAGGGTAAGCTGCGGAATCGACTGCTGGCAAATATCCATAACATTCGGACATCTCGGCGCAAATCGGCAGCCTTTCAGATCATTGCTGAGTATAGGTACATTCCCGGGAATGGAATACAGCCGCTCGCGAGTCTCATCCATTCGAGGAACGGATTCGATAAGACCTCTTGTATAAGGATGCAAAGGATTATGGAAAATATCATGGACACTGCCTTCTTCTACGACTTTTCCAGCGTACATAACCGCCACACGATGGCACATTTCCGCAACTACACCCAAATCGTGAGTAATCAACATAACCGCCGTACCCTGTTCTTCATTAAGCCGGCGAATCAAATCCAGAATCTGCGCTTGAATCGTTACGTCCAGTGCCGTAGTCGGTTCGTCCGCAATTAACAGCTCAGGACTACAGGAAATCGACATGGCAATCATTACACGCTGACGCATCCCACCTGACAATTGGTGAGGGTATTCGTCAATAATAGCTTCCGGACGCGGTATCCCAACCTTACGAAGCATCTCGACAGCATGCTCTCTTGCCTGTTTTTTGGAGAGGCTGCGGTGTAACCGCACTGTTTCTATGATTTGTTGACCCACCGTAAATAACGGGTTAAGAGAAGTCATGGGCTCTTGAAAAATCATTGATACTGCATCTCCGCGAATCTTGCGCATTTCCTTTTCTTTCAGCGGGACAATGTCCCTGCCTTTAAAATAAATATGCCCACTTACGATTTTACCGGGGGGATTCGGAACAAGCTTCAGGATCGATAAGGACGTAACGCTCTTCCCGCAGCCTGATTCTCCAACGATCCCCAGCACCTCGCCGGGATTCACATAAAGATCAACCCCATCAACGGCAGGAACTTCACCGCGGTCGGTAAAGAAATGGGTGTGCAAATTCTCTATTTTCAGAATTGGCTGTATCAAGGTAATACCTCTCTTCTGATGAAAATCTTCTATTAAAAATCTTCTTTTTTAAAATTGAACTAAGGTCAAATTCCGAGAAATAAAAAATCTCTGTATCAGAGAGATCCGTTAATCTAACATCGCATGAAAGAAATAACGCTTTAAACCAACACAGACGTTATTTTTTATTACATTACTATATAATCCCGTGTCCGACAAGGGAAATTTTTCAAATATACGATTCAATATAATCATTAGGCACAGGCCCCGTAAAAAAGGAAAAGACTGCGCTATTTATACAGCGACAGCCATTTCTCTAATTGATAACGCATAACTTCACGGTAATATTGAGGCTCTATAATTTCGGCTTCTTCTTCAAGACAAGTGATCCAGCGGATAAAGTGAATATCCTGTTCAATATCAACCACAAAATGAAGACACCGGCTCTGATGATCTACTTTTATGGGTTGAAACGTCGGTTCCTCATTCATTACTCTCAGCAACCTATGCTCATTGAATTTCACTTTAAATTCTACCTGAAGGCTGTCTTGATCCAAGGACCATTTCTGCTTCAGGAAAGTTTGCAAATTAAAATGCTCTTTGGTGAATGCCCTGGATTTAGTCTTTACATTGGATAGTCCGCCTATATGAAAGGTTCGGATACGTCCGAACCGATGACAATAACCTATAAGATGAAAACGATTCTCAAGAGGTACTAAACAGTAGGGATCGATTAATGTCCCGTACTCCTCAAAAGCATTTTCGCTATAATCTGCTTGAATGCTCTTCTGTTTCAACACAGATGCCAGAATCTGAGTCAGAAAAATGGATTGCTCCTGTTGATAGCTGTTTTTTTCCATCCAATTTAAACCCGGTTCTTTTTTAGTACTCTCCATTTTCTCTTCCTTGTCCGCCTTTAGCTTGTACCCGGCTGCCATAACTTTTTCATAAGCGCCTTCAAAGCCATCCGGCATAAGAGGTTTTATATCTTCTATTCTAGTTCTAATTTCTAAAAAAGCTGCGGCTTCTTCTTCAGACCAATCTAAGGGATACAGTGCAAAATTACCGATAAAGGTGTATCCTTTACCATGCCCCAAATGGGTAATAGGGATATGCATAGCACTGAGAGCATCCATATCCCTATAAATTGTTCTCTCACTCGTGCTGCACCGTTCGGCTAACTCACGAGCCAGAATACCTGGCTTAGCTTGAACAAGCGTTATTATCCGCATTAGCCGAATTAATCTGTCTGTCATTTTCAGTTCCCCTTGATAGTTAGTAAAATAGGCTCAGAATATTAGTGTTAATAGTTATATGTATCTATAACAGGAATATATTCTATGATATAAAAAATCTATATAATAGAACTATTTTACTATATTTCCACAATTTTATGTCAGGTTTTTCGGCAATAATTTCGTCATTGGGAATAGGGACAAAGTCTATATATATTTGAATTTTTACATATTTATCTACTTTTATATACACTCTGTTCGTATATCTTGATCCTCTGCTAATTGGTTGGGCAGCGGTGTTAGTTCAGATCTTCTATACAGGCTCTCAGCTTCTCTTGTCAGCAGCCTATCTCCGGTTCTGACTGCTAAGAGAAGCAACTTGTCCGCATGTCGACGAACCAATTCCCTGGCCTCCCCTTGCTTTTCCTTGCTACGGAGCAGATCTGCTTCTTCAAGCACCTCCTCCGTTCGAAGTAGTTCAAGGTGCTTTTCGACATGAAAGCTACAAGACTCCTGCAACACGCTGGTATGATGACTATATTCAAGACTTAATTTTTGCATAGGAAGTTCGCAGATCCTTTCTCCATAGGGCTGTTTAAATTGCCAGTGCAGCCAGACTACATCATGTTTACCTGCATGCGCCGGTTTTAATGCAAATTCCAATGCGATATATTTACGTTGTCCAGTCTGTATTTTACCAAGAGGCAACAGCACCGAGCGATCATCACCACCGTCTAATGCCCGACTACCATACATTCTGGTTAAGACGATGTGCGGTTCCAACCATAATCGCAGTTCTATCTCACGTGCTGCTGTTTTATGATTTTTTTTACTACCCAGTTCTGCTGACGGAGCGCCGCGCCATTCTACAAGCAAAACAATATTCTGCGCTCCACCGGCAAAAATATGATTCTTGCTCCATGTAAAGTCTGGTTGAATACTTGCTTGCATATTTCCACCTCTTTCTTTTTTTGTCTTTTATTAATGTACCAATAATGGTGGACAACTCCTTGTCATGGAACGTACGTTCGCTTTGATAATATGGAAGGAGCGCACACAAACAAGCCTGTTTATGTAACAGAAAAAACATATGTAATTATACGGAGGACATTATAACTATACTCAATAAAACATCTGAAATATAATTCGTCTACCATACAACAAAAAAGAGTTGCCAAGTGGCAACTCTAGGTGTAAACCGCACTAGATTTTCTATTGTCCAATAACTGCGAAACTTCTTTATATCCACTTTTTGACATTGTGCACTGACTTGAATTCTCCGTCCTGTTCCTCTCAAAATAAGCTATTTTCAAGAACTCGTTCATTTCAACAATATTATCGATATGAACCGAATTATTCCGGTCAGCAACAAAAAATCTGTAACCCGTGTTATTTAGAACCTCTGTCCAATACTTCAGTGATCCTACCGTGTAGAATATGTTGTTATCTATGGTATGAATAAAGATTTTGCCTGATCGGCTATCGAATTCTAAAAAGGCTATATCATCAATATTCAGTTGTACTATACCTGACAGTCCATTCTGATCTTTAGTTACACTTAGGCATTTCATATGTGTCATCTCCATCGCTGTTTAAACAGTTCTACCGGTG harbors:
- a CDS encoding helix-turn-helix transcriptional regulator produces the protein MTDRLIRLMRIITLVQAKPGILARELAERCSTSERTIYRDMDALSAMHIPITHLGHGKGYTFIGNFALYPLDWSEEEAAAFLEIRTRIEDIKPLMPDGFEGAYEKVMAAGYKLKADKEEKMESTKKEPGLNWMEKNSYQQEQSIFLTQILASVLKQKSIQADYSENAFEEYGTLIDPYCLVPLENRFHLIGYCHRFGRIRTFHIGGLSNVKTKSRAFTKEHFNLQTFLKQKWSLDQDSLQVEFKVKFNEHRLLRVMNEEPTFQPIKVDHQSRCLHFVVDIEQDIHFIRWITCLEEEAEIIEPQYYREVMRYQLEKWLSLYK
- a CDS encoding ABC transporter ATP-binding protein: MIQPILKIENLHTHFFTDRGEVPAVDGVDLYVNPGEVLGIVGESGCGKSVTSLSILKLVPNPPGKIVSGHIYFKGRDIVPLKEKEMRKIRGDAVSMIFQEPMTSLNPLFTVGQQIIETVRLHRSLSKKQAREHAVEMLRKVGIPRPEAIIDEYPHQLSGGMRQRVMIAMSISCSPELLIADEPTTALDVTIQAQILDLIRRLNEEQGTAVMLITHDLGVVAEMCHRVAVMYAGKVVEEGSVHDIFHNPLHPYTRGLIESVPRMDETRERLYSIPGNVPILSNDLKGCRFAPRCPNVMDICQQSIPQLTLQEESHSCRCWLHESQQEDAV
- a CDS encoding ABC transporter ATP-binding protein → MSESLLEVKNLKKYYPINKGFFNKAQGFVKAVDDISFSVNKGETFGLVGESGCGKSTTGRSLLRLIEPTAGEIWFEGQDITKLSMEEMRKRRREMQIVFQDPYSSLDPRNTVQRILEEPMIVHGVGNAKERRAAVERLADVVGLAKAHLHRYPHQFSGGQRQRIGIARALALQPKLIVADEPVSALDVSIQSQVINLMQDLQREFGLTYIFIAHDLSVVKHICDRVAVMYLGRIVEITDKNKLYAQPMHPYTQALLSAVPEPNPDIRKERIILQGEVPSPANAPIGCAFNTRCPKVMDVCRNVRPPLLETESGHLTACHLYDKESIITQLA
- a CDS encoding ABC transporter substrate-binding protein, which produces MMKWSRLALVLTLSASFALSGCGGNNNASTEGNTGGNAAATKAPESSPDAAATAQDTLILGRGGDSASLDPAIVTDGESLKIAHQVFDSLLEYKPGTSEVQASLADSWEVSADGLIYTFKLHPGVKFHDGTDFNAEAVVFNFTRWSDPASAFKFEGDSFDYYDSMFGPEGSRAIKEVKAVDPTTVQFTLNQPQSPFLQNIAMTSFGIASPTAIQEKKENFKNEPVGTGPFVFKEWKHNDSITLDKNPNYWKEGLPKLNKVIVRSIPDNSARFNALQSGEIDLMEDLSPDDLSTLEGNTELQKIERPPFNVAYLGFNFKKKPFDNVKVRQALNHAVNKQAIIDAFFAGQATAAVNPMPPSLWGYNDSVQDYEYDLDKAKALLAEAGYPDGLPDTVTLYAMPVSRPYMPDGKKVAEAIQADWEKIGVKTVIESPEWATYLDDTKAGEKDDIFMLGWTGDNGDPDNFIYTLLDKDAIPGNNRAFYANEELHTILVNAQKETDQTKRSDLYKKAQEIIKADAPWIPLVHTTPLLAGKANLKGFVPGPTGTEYYSEIYFE
- a CDS encoding LytTR family transcriptional regulator DNA-binding domain-containing protein, with the protein product MKCLSVTKDQNGLSGIVQLNIDDIAFLEFDSRSGKIFIHTIDNNIFYTVGSLKYWTEVLNNTGYRFFVADRNNSVHIDNIVEMNEFLKIAYFERNRTENSSQCTMSKSGYKEVSQLLDNRKSSAVYT